A genome region from Lactobacillus sp. ESL0791 includes the following:
- a CDS encoding DUF1828 domain-containing protein — MMTEKINSEIKFIKQGIGSWISEHTEVTAVSADTVEVATTEIDAYGDTIYCFVKKCRNKFQISDEGRILFKLDPGQLDTELYQTAEEIALGVGFDFAEDDCSISVVTTRENLVQAIVKLAQLQLAISYLG, encoded by the coding sequence ATGATGACGGAAAAAATTAACAGTGAGATTAAATTTATCAAGCAGGGAATCGGCTCTTGGATCAGCGAACATACAGAAGTTACTGCGGTTAGCGCTGATACGGTTGAAGTTGCCACAACAGAAATTGATGCTTACGGCGATACGATTTATTGTTTTGTTAAAAAATGCAGGAATAAATTCCAAATAAGTGATGAGGGGCGGATATTATTTAAACTTGATCCGGGCCAACTTGACACGGAACTTTACCAAACGGCCGAGGAAATTGCTCTGGGAGTCGGCTTTGACTTTGCTGAAGATGATTGTTCAATTTCTGTTGTGACGACAAGAGAAAATCTGGTGCAGGCAATTGTCAAACTGGCGCAACTGCAACTAGCAATTTCATATTTAGGATAG
- a CDS encoding diacylglycerol kinase family protein — MNKTELTFHILVNKIAGNGHAQKVFNQVTRLLTKHKYLFDFQNSNYAGALITLAREYGDQHHNKNEILLLIGGDGSLNEVLNGIKRSQNPATPFAYLPAGTGNDFGRAAKLTTDPEVLLKNLQHHLYPVSIDCGCAKLISHPDSNYYFANSFGTGFDACVIHYSNKSVLKKILNKLSMGKLIYASKILQSLRRQDTFKVTAQAESKILQYDDAFLVTTTNHPYLGGGIPLFPRANVTSHQLDTIIIEKFSIPKLLKLLFNLLKDGSHIYDPQFHYIEAEKITVATDKKEFVQIDGEDVQLDNFTVEFNIKQFNLFK, encoded by the coding sequence ATGAATAAAACTGAGCTTACCTTTCATATCTTGGTAAATAAAATTGCAGGTAACGGCCACGCCCAAAAGGTCTTTAACCAAGTTACCAGACTATTAACCAAGCATAAGTACCTCTTCGATTTTCAAAACAGCAATTATGCCGGTGCCCTAATTACGTTAGCACGGGAGTACGGTGACCAGCACCATAACAAGAATGAGATTCTGCTATTAATTGGTGGTGATGGCTCCTTAAATGAAGTTTTAAACGGCATTAAGCGTTCGCAAAATCCAGCAACACCGTTTGCCTATTTGCCCGCCGGTACCGGTAATGATTTTGGCCGCGCTGCAAAATTAACTACTGATCCAGAAGTACTTCTCAAAAATTTACAGCATCATTTGTACCCTGTGTCAATTGATTGCGGCTGTGCAAAGTTAATTAGTCATCCTGACAGTAATTACTATTTTGCTAACAGTTTCGGTACTGGTTTTGATGCTTGTGTTATTCATTACAGCAACAAATCTGTACTTAAGAAAATATTAAATAAATTAAGTATGGGTAAGTTGATTTATGCTTCAAAAATTTTACAGTCATTAAGAAGACAGGATACGTTTAAAGTTACAGCTCAAGCAGAATCAAAAATTTTGCAGTATGATGACGCTTTTTTAGTCACGACAACTAACCACCCCTATTTGGGCGGCGGCATTCCGCTTTTTCCTCGTGCCAATGTCACCAGTCATCAATTAGATACCATTATTATTGAAAAATTTTCTATTCCCAAGCTGCTAAAACTGTTATTCAACTTATTGAAGGACGGTTCGCATATTTATGATCCCCAATTTCATTACATTGAAGCCGAAAAAATTACTGTTGCAACTGATAAAAAAGAGTTTGTGCAAATTGATGGTGAAGATGTTCAACTTGATAATTTTACAGTTGAGTTTAACATTAAACAATTCAATCTATTTAAATAA
- the rnjA gene encoding ribonuclease J1, with translation MHIKNNEVAVFAIGGLHEIGKNMYCVQYQDEIVIMDCGIKFPEDDLLGINYVISDYSYLVKNRKKIKALVISHGHEDHIGGIPFLLEKIPEIPVYATPFALALIKGKLDEHGILKTTELHEEHEDTVLKFKKLSVSFFRTTHSIPDTLGIEVHTPLGAVVFTGDFKFDLTPVMNQPAPDFQRMAQVGKEGVLALLSDSTNAEVSQFTKSERFVAKSLHDIITGIDGRIIFATFASNLYRVSTAIQAAIDTGRKVAIFGRSMENGVQNGIDLGYLTVPEGLIVDANEINHTPPEKVMILCTGSQGEPLAALSRIANGTHRQISLQPNDTVIFSSNPIPGNTLSVNHLINKLMEGGANVVHGRVNNVHTSGHGGQEELKMMVRLTKPKYMIPVHGEYRMQVIHTELAQAAGVPADHTFVLENGEVLCFGPEGSRIAGHVPAGDVYVDTSGTADVGNVVVHDRQILSEEGLVVAVATVDYKHKRVLAGPDILSRGFVYMRESTDLISQAQKNVYHILKNEMAKSSQPKGNEIRKAIVDNLSDFLYSKTERRPMILPMLIEKK, from the coding sequence GTGCACATTAAAAATAACGAAGTTGCCGTTTTTGCAATCGGGGGGTTGCACGAAATCGGCAAAAATATGTATTGTGTCCAGTATCAGGACGAAATTGTTATCATGGATTGCGGGATCAAGTTTCCAGAAGACGACCTTCTTGGCATCAACTACGTTATTTCCGATTATTCATATTTAGTTAAAAACCGTAAAAAAATCAAGGCGCTGGTGATTAGCCACGGTCATGAGGACCATATTGGCGGGATTCCTTTCCTACTAGAAAAAATCCCAGAAATTCCAGTTTACGCGACACCATTTGCCTTGGCCTTAATCAAGGGAAAACTAGACGAACACGGCATTTTAAAAACGACAGAACTGCATGAAGAACACGAAGACACTGTCTTAAAATTCAAAAAATTGTCCGTCAGCTTCTTCAGAACTACACACTCAATTCCTGACACCTTAGGAATTGAGGTCCATACACCGCTTGGTGCTGTTGTTTTCACAGGAGATTTCAAGTTTGACCTGACTCCTGTCATGAACCAACCAGCACCTGATTTTCAAAGGATGGCTCAAGTTGGCAAGGAAGGTGTGCTCGCCCTACTTTCCGATTCGACCAACGCGGAAGTCAGCCAGTTTACTAAGTCGGAACGCTTTGTTGCCAAGTCTCTTCATGACATCATAACGGGGATTGACGGACGGATAATTTTTGCGACCTTTGCTTCCAATCTTTACCGGGTATCCACGGCCATTCAGGCAGCGATCGATACGGGGCGCAAAGTGGCTATTTTTGGACGAAGTATGGAAAATGGCGTCCAAAATGGAATTGATCTGGGATATTTAACCGTTCCTGAAGGCTTAATTGTTGATGCCAATGAAATCAACCACACCCCACCGGAAAAAGTGATGATTCTTTGTACCGGCTCTCAGGGAGAACCGCTGGCCGCCCTTTCGCGGATTGCTAACGGCACCCACAGGCAGATTAGCTTGCAGCCAAATGACACGGTCATCTTCTCGTCTAACCCGATTCCAGGCAATACATTGAGTGTTAACCACCTAATCAATAAATTGATGGAAGGCGGCGCTAATGTGGTTCACGGCCGTGTTAACAACGTCCACACTTCTGGGCATGGCGGTCAAGAAGAATTGAAAATGATGGTGCGCTTAACCAAGCCTAAGTACATGATTCCTGTTCACGGCGAATACCGGATGCAGGTGATTCATACCGAATTGGCCCAGGCCGCTGGTGTTCCAGCCGATCACACCTTTGTTTTGGAAAATGGTGAGGTTCTCTGCTTTGGACCCGAAGGATCAAGAATTGCCGGTCACGTTCCTGCAGGTGACGTTTATGTCGATACCTCGGGCACAGCCGACGTAGGTAATGTTGTCGTCCATGACCGGCAGATTTTGTCAGAGGAAGGTTTAGTAGTTGCAGTTGCAACTGTTGACTACAAGCATAAACGGGTCTTGGCGGGACCAGATATTCTCAGCCGCGGCTTTGTTTACATGCGCGAATCAACCGACTTGATCAGTCAGGCGCAAAAGAATGTTTATCATATTCTAAAAAATGAAATGGCTAAAAGTAGTCAGCCGAAGGGCAACGAAATTCGCAAGGCAATTGTCGACAACCTTTCAGACTTTTTATATTCCAAGACTGAACGCCGGCCGATGATTTTACCAATGTTGATTGAAAAAAAATAG
- a CDS encoding DNA-dependent RNA polymerase subunit epsilon — MIYKVLYQKDKVVNPRRETTKTLFIEADNTVAARTLVENNTPYNIELIQELTGNSLQYEKDHADFKLTSFSDKK, encoded by the coding sequence ATGATTTATAAAGTTTTGTATCAAAAAGACAAAGTTGTCAACCCGCGAAGGGAAACAACAAAGACGCTTTTCATTGAAGCCGACAATACCGTTGCTGCCAGAACTTTGGTTGAAAATAATACCCCCTACAACATTGAACTCATTCAAGAGTTAACTGGTAATTCTTTACAATATGAAAAAGACCACGCTGATTTTAAATTAACGTCGTTTAGTGATAAGAAGTAA
- a CDS encoding MFS transporter, with protein MKHKNIAKRIGLTFLLFTAVFTFFRSSMSGIFSLFYANNGIPDAQISSIKSFQSIGLLLRLLPAGYLADRVGRLKVLNFSALTMASSFLLLIFLKGFVFYAVAELIYDIGLALNSGTLLAYITDLQEKNKIVPSSKLMGMQVTVLNIATLLGGNIGTCLFSINMKAPIWFAMIGLILYPTFVIIFIKTMNFSDNRAQKKTDFEATSLFNLLTHFLKKKSFWILLLINIGYNCGTIFVLYYWSIIYVKNLHFNLSLVYTLFMCAINH; from the coding sequence GTGAAACATAAAAATATTGCTAAACGGATTGGACTTACTTTTTTACTATTTACTGCAGTTTTTACGTTTTTCCGTTCATCGATGTCTGGTATTTTTTCTTTGTTTTATGCAAATAACGGCATTCCAGATGCGCAAATCAGCTCAATTAAATCATTTCAGAGTATTGGTTTACTTTTAAGATTATTACCGGCAGGCTATCTGGCAGATCGGGTTGGCCGGTTAAAGGTTCTTAATTTTTCGGCTTTAACGATGGCCAGCAGTTTTTTACTATTGATTTTTCTAAAAGGCTTTGTTTTTTATGCAGTTGCTGAACTAATTTACGACATCGGGCTCGCGTTAAATTCAGGGACGCTTCTTGCCTACATTACAGATTTGCAAGAAAAAAACAAGATCGTACCCAGCAGCAAGTTGATGGGGATGCAGGTAACCGTCTTGAACATTGCGACCTTGCTTGGCGGCAATATTGGTACCTGTCTCTTTAGCATTAATATGAAAGCACCGATTTGGTTTGCCATGATTGGCTTAATTCTGTATCCAACTTTTGTGATTATTTTTATTAAAACGATGAATTTTTCTGATAACAGGGCCCAAAAGAAAACAGATTTTGAAGCAACTTCGCTTTTTAATTTACTGACGCATTTTCTAAAAAAGAAAAGTTTCTGGATTTTGCTCTTAATCAACATCGGTTACAATTGTGGCACCATCTTTGTCCTTTACTACTGGTCGATAATTTATGTTAAAAATTTGCATTTTAATCTATCACTAGTTTATACATTATTCATGTGCGCGATAAATCATTAA
- the def gene encoding peptide deformylase yields MILMKDITRDGNPVLRQVAKPLTFPLNDHYQKLAADMMEYLINSQDPEIAKKHQLRAGVGLAAPQVGESVQMAALLVPNDQNEIIFKEVFVNPEILSESVRQACLSEGEGCLSVDKVIDGYVPRPDKLTIHYYTVAGEEKTIKLKDYPAIVASHEIEHLRGHLFYDRINQNEPFKLASDTVVIS; encoded by the coding sequence TTGATTTTAATGAAAGACATCACCCGTGATGGTAACCCGGTACTGCGCCAAGTCGCTAAGCCGCTAACTTTTCCGCTAAACGATCATTATCAAAAATTAGCCGCTGATATGATGGAATACCTAATTAACTCACAGGATCCAGAAATTGCTAAAAAGCATCAATTACGGGCTGGTGTTGGTCTGGCTGCACCACAGGTCGGTGAAAGTGTGCAAATGGCTGCGCTTTTGGTACCAAATGACCAAAACGAAATAATTTTCAAAGAGGTTTTTGTTAATCCGGAAATTCTGTCAGAATCTGTTAGACAAGCATGCCTGAGCGAAGGAGAAGGCTGCTTGAGTGTTGACAAAGTGATTGACGGTTACGTCCCGCGTCCGGACAAGTTAACGATTCACTACTACACTGTTGCTGGTGAGGAAAAAACAATTAAGTTAAAGGATTACCCGGCAATTGTTGCGTCACATGAAATTGAGCACTTGCGGGGCCACCTCTTTTATGACCGCATTAACCAAAATGAGCCGTTCAAACTGGCAAGCGACACAGTCGTTATTTCATAA